The nucleotide sequence GGCCAACTTCTGAAGATGGCTTCGTCCACCGAATCGGCAGTGCCACGCACAGAAATCCGAAGTAGGAAATTGGATGTAAACCTACTTTGTCTTCTGATGGCTAAAAACTCTAATTAGTTTTAGGACATGAGCTCCATGTTTTCTTCAATGCTTTCGCAGGGTCTAGGGCGTTTTATTCATTGCTTTCAGGGGTCTGGGGGAGCTGCAAATTCTCTTCATTGTTCGCAACCAAGTTCTGGAGGGCCTCTAGCTCCTCGCCCGTTCTTGCCTGCAAGCTAAGCAAACGATTAATGCATGAACAACCAGTAAGGCTGTATTTTGACAGCCTCACATATTTCCTGGCTACGACATAAGTCAAAAATTTCTTTTCGGGAGTGAAATTCACTTAAAAGTGCCACTTTTCCCGGTATATTTAATGAACCTCCTACTGACTAGGACTACCATGGTTCAGAGTTGTTACCAAGAAAATTTCTATAATATGACGGCCTGCTCCAACCCTCCTCGCCCAAAAGTAAGCTACGCCGTATCATCAATTTCTCCACGGCACCTTCCTCTAGAACAGTTAATGAATAAGATGGTTGCCTCTGTGATGGACGACCCTGCAGTATCAGATAATAATAATCTAGGGTAATTCAACCACAAATACAGTAACAATTTGTTACTCGCTCAAAATATATACATCAATTACATAAAGAGTAAACATGTTACCACTGCAAGGAAACCGTGCTCTCATTTTTGTGTGTGGTCATCGTCACCACTGCTCTCTTCAACCCACTCCAAGATGCCGGTGACATCAAGGGAAGATGTTAAACATCATTCCGCTGTTTTCTCTCTGCATCAATGAAGTGGCATACGTTAGTCCCATCATGTTGTCCTGACTGACAAAATATTTGAATGCAATATATAATAAGTGTGATGGGTTTCTGAAATACATGTGACGTATTGACAAAACCCTCGTTAATTATTCCCTCACTAACTAGGGGATAATTTAGCTAGGATCATATCCATGTGAATATGACAACCTGAGTACAAACGATCTGATTGATTTTGCATCCCAAAAAAACCACAAATACTATGATTTCATCCAAAAACAGTCCATAATATTCATTTAAAGAACTTAATTATAAACAAAGGAGATCCATATGAATTTATATTGAagcaaaatttgacaaaataattCATCAATTTACACAAGAGTAAACATGTTACCACTGCAGCACCTGAATGTTAAAAGTATCACAAGACGCCTTACTAGCTCCGCTGTCGTCCATTTTGCCAGTTGATTCTTCCAACTATTCAATATTCCGGCCTTCCAATCTATTGATGGTCTGGTCGACTCAACTAGTAAATAAAAGCCTGGCATTAATTATGAAACTGCAGAATGTGGCAGGACTTATATCTCTGGTTTTGTTCATCTTGTTATATATATACAGGTAGAAAACACTCCATAGCTGACAAAACATTCCCTGGATGAAGTTCACTTAAAGTCCCATTTTTCCCAGTTTGTATGAAACTCTTACTGATTAGGGTTCGCACTGCTATATGCAATAATGTAAATGGTCACACAACTATGGTTCAGAGCTGTTACCAAGAAAATTTCTAACAACGACAGCCTGCTCCAACCATCCACCATCAAAATTAGGATAAGGCGTATCATCAATTTCTCTGCGGCATCTTCCACAAAAACAGTTAAATGAATCGGACAGTCGCCTCTGTAGTGGACGATCCTGAAGAATCCAAATAAAGGtatttaatagatttttttatcaaagtagCATGTCATCATACATATAGAAATTAGAAAATGTACCTTTTTGTCCAGCTACAACCTTAGATATTCAAGTGATTGCTCATAAAATCCACAATGGTAGACAAGAATGCTATAATCTCTTAATTCCTTCGGATAAGCTTCTAGGAGAATAAGATGTCCACAAGCTGTGACAAAGTAGCCTTAACAGATGCAAACTGAAAACCACTAAGAAAATACAAAGTATCCCTATATATGTGCACTACGAAGTACCTGTCCTTATTTATGTTTTATCTATCAATAAAGTTAGCAGCATGTGCTGCCCTCAAGAACAAATTCCCCGGTTGATCATGCTGAAATGGCCAGAATAAGTTACTTTCAAAATGCGAGGACCTGTAAATAATATTGAATGTAACATAGATCCATCAATTAAATGGCAAAGGAATACCTAAACTACAAGAATAAGCAATTAACAATACACCACAGGCAACATGATTCTCTTAAATGGAACATCTGGATGATGGATTTGAAAGTGCCAAGGGCTTAAGGCCAAATTAGTTAAAACTCACTACAAAAGATTAGATAGAGGCATATGAAAGACTAGATGCAATGTATAAAGAGGGATTTGTAAATGACTGCACGAAAGGAGACATTTATAAATAGTTTGTTTATGTTGTAATGATCACCTAGTGCAATTCAAATGTCTATATCTAATGTTTTGTAGTTGATTTCTAACTAGCTTATCCTAAATTCCTCCCTCACCCAAACACAGGGTGAGAGAACTAGGAGTTTTAGCATACACAACTCATTAACATAGGGTAATACATATTTAGgaagataaaaaaaagatgTCGACATGATAACGTAAATCACCTCCACTAAAATGGCCTGCGAAATTATTATGTGTACGTTATCAGATTCCTTGCTTTACTGTTTATGATAACCTCTGGGAAGACTATGAAGAATATCTCCGCATCGAAATCCAAAAAGCTCCATAAGAGaagcattttcaaaatttccaaGTATATGAGCAAAAGAATTGTAGGTGATCCTGAACAATGTGTCAAAACCTGTTTGCAACGTCTACATTAAACTCCTGAAAACAATGCCCGTATTGTAGTGTTCTCTCAGAACAACCTTGAAATAACAAAGAAGTAAGGCAGACTTTCATACCGAGTGGAGATATAGAGCTCATGGTTCAGAGTGATGCCTTGCATTGGTCCTTCGGAAACCCAGAAATGAAATTAGAAGAGGAATCTTGTGacttatttctcttttcttaatttattcatATTCGTCCAGCCAATCAAAGTGGTAACAAGTTAGAACCTTGATTCTAAGTTCCAAATGCAGAATATCAAAGTCCTTCATAAGAATTAGAAACAAAGAGAAGAATCCACAGAGTTTTACCTTCACTGGTTTTCTCCAACTCCCGTTAATTCCACATCAAATTGGGAAAAATCGTGTTTAATCCTTTCTTCTCATCGCTATTGAATATTGATTCAACTCAAGCTCAATCCTTTTGATACCTCATCTAGAAAAGATAGTCCTGAatcaaagatgaagaaattatgaTTTATAAAGTGATCTTAATTACTTGTGCAAGTTTGACAATCTGAAACTTTTCCTTATGTTATGATTCATGAATATAATCCACAATAATGATCCTGaagcaagaaaagaaaaggagcgTAAGTTACAATCCAGTATTCAACAACTATGTCCGAAGATCAAATATGCATGTAAATAAATTACATAAAGACAATGTCACTCACAAACAAATGTACACAAAGATATATTTAATCTATACTTTTGACTCACTTTGAGCACAAAACCCATGCTTACAACTGCTCAATTGAAATCTACTGGTTGACATTTACATCCTAGCGCATAGAACGTTTCATTTTTGAAAACTTATTAACTGTTGGATGAAGGCTGGTGAACAAAAGCTTTTCTACTCATTGGTGAATTGTAAATCATGATTAGGAGGACCTGTAGATATGGTACCAACTCAGGTCCATATCCATAATATCTGACAACATATATCGTACCAACTTATAGGCAGGTTCATAATATTCTGACTAAAGATAAATTAGAAACAATGCGGAACGAAAAGGTTGTTCACTCTTCAATTAAATGTCAAATGAATACCTAAATTACAAGGGTAATCAAATAACAATATACCACAGGCAACATGATTCTCTTAAATGGAACGTGTGGATGAGGGATTTGAAAGTGCCAAGCGCGGGCTTAAGgcttaattagttaaaattcaCTACAAAAGATTATGCGGAAGGATATGACAGACAAGATGCAATGCATCGAGAGGGATTTGTAAAAGACTGCTTGAAAGGAGACATTTATAAATGCATCGAGAGGGAGTGGTAACTGGTAACCAGTTAGAACCTTGATTCTAAGTCCTTCATAAGAATTAGAAACAAAGACAAGTATTAAGAGAGTTTTACAGAATCTGAAGTGAAACTTTTACAGAATCTGAATCTTATATGTTGTTGTATGAAAAATGGTGCTATGTACGAACCTGAATTTGACTTTAGATCTCAAATGATGACTTGGTCGTCTAACCGGAGGCAAGGAATGTGAGCTATCTTGCTCCACTCTTCTCCCGTCTTCTCCTGACACCTCTTCATCAGAGAAGGACATATGTCGATGCTCAGATAAGATAGCGATGCCGGCAAACCCTCTTTTGGCAGGGATTCGAGACTATCACATTTGTAAATTTCGAGCTTTTGAAGAGAAGTGAGGTGTTGAAGTCCCCTTCCCTCCAAAGATTTCAGACTTTTATTGTAAGAGATATGGAGAGTGAGAAGAGTGGTAGGGAGCGGCTGTTCCTTGAGCACCGTCTCCAACACATCCTCGCTTCCCTCGATCTCAAATGTTCGAAGGGAGACAAGTCGTTGCAAACCCCAGTACTCCACTGAAGGCCTCAGTTTCCCACAATCAGCGATTCGAAATGATTGTAGGTTGGGAGGCAAACCTCCTTCTGCAAATGACTCTACATTTGGAAGACCAGATATCCACAAGTATCGAAGGGCGATGAGTGTGTGTATTCGATCGGGCAATAACTTCAAATTCTCGCATCCATAGACTGTAAAACTAGACAGGTTGGGAGTGGGCAACCCCCCGTGGGCAAAAGAGACCAGATTTGGACAATGATAGATACAGAGAGAATCGAGATGAGTGAGATTTTCAACATCAGCTCCTTCTCCAATGGAAAGGGATTCTAGATTTTTAATGCCCCAGATCTGAAGAGATGAAAGTTTGGGGAAAACGCCCAGCGGGAAGGACCTCAGTGAATCACAGCTCCAACATAATTCGAAACGTCGAAGGGATGTCAATTTGGCCATCATCTCATGAGATAGGAATTCTAATCTCCTGCAACTTCTTATACAAAGATTTGTCAACGAAGTGGGTAGACCATTTCTAGGGAACGACAGGAGGGACCCGCAATAATGGAGAGTCAATTTTTGAAGACGACTGCTCAAGTGCGGCTGCAAGCAATCTGTGCGACTAAAAATTTGAATATCAAGCATGGAAAGCGAGGACAGCGTCTCCGTCTCTAGTAACGACGAGAGACCAGGGCATCCTCTTATTTCCAGATCCTGAAGAGATTGTCGCAAGGATTCCGCGTTAACAATGAGAGACCAGGGTATCCACCTTCTCCTAGTAGCCCCTTCATGCAGAACCCCGCAGTGGGACACTATAAGTCTTTTCAAGCGAGGAAGATAATCCGGCAAGTTTCCCCTCAGCTTCGGACAACTCACTAAAACCAGCTCCTCGAGACGAGGAAAGTCTGGACATTGACCTCTACCCGGACTTGGCAGCCATTCTACCCATTCTGGCATCCCGCTAAATTCCAGCTTCTCTAAGCAACGAAATGGCTGAATTAGAGAAAGTCCATTGACACCATAAAACTCAGCACCAATACTCGTAACAAATTTCATCTCCTCTATACAGAGCTCCTTAAGAGCGGGCAACTGCCCAACTGATGGCAACGCCCAACAAGTACTAAAACCTTGGAGGCGCATGACTTTTATGTTGGAGAAGGAAGAGTCTCCCAACCAATTCGGAAAGCTTGTTCCACCATAACATCTGATGGTCAGGTTCACCAAATTTACAGAAGGTTGTAATTTTTCAAGTACTTGTCTCTCTTTTATGGAATCATCTGCATCCTCTCTACCCCATGCCAACTCTATTTCATTGAGATCTTTCTTATCCTTCAAATTGGCCCGCAAGGCATCCACAACATGGACTACATTCTCTAGATTCATGATAGAAAGTTCCCCTCCAAGATTGGGCAACTCCCCCAATTCTCCAATGCCACCAGACCTAGTAGATGTCCCCAATACATAACCAGTGAGTGTTCTCAAACTTTTTAGTCTACCCATTTGCACCGGCATTTCTTTTATACCAGTATCTCTAATATCAAGATGGCGCAAATTAATCAGTTTCCTCATGTCTACAGGCAATTCAACAAGAGTGGAACAATGAGACAACAATAGAGTTTGCAAATTGTAGAGACCACTCACGGTATCTGGTAACCTTTTAATAGCAGTGTAAGAGAGGTCAATGTAGCGCAAATGTATGTGGTCCCCGATGCAATCGGGTAAGCGACTGATGTTTGTATATCCTGCCAAAGACAGTGCCCGTGAACATTTTAGTCTTGGCAACAAATCATTTGGAACCTTACTACTTAGATATGAATCCCAATAGTACTCCCTTAAAGAAATGGGTAAGAAGGTGCGCAAATATTTTACTCCATTTAATGGCTGAAATTTTTTAGCGGCATCAAATCTTCCTTTCGCATACGACAAATGTCGAACTCTTTTAGGAACTTCATATGATCCTTCCTCATCCATCCGAAAACAAAATTCTCTAGACACGAACATAGCCAAGTCATTAACGAGATCATGCATTGTGAATCCAGGCTCCTCGGTTCTTGATCTTTGAATTAGTGATCGTGATACTAATTCATTAAAATAGTTCTCTCCAACCTCCTCCATTCTTGCCCCGCCCTCAGCTTGTGAAATTAAACCCACAGCCATCCAAAGTCGAACCAAAGTATGCTTCTCAAATTCATAGTCCTTTGGAAAAATTGAGCAATAAGCGAAACATTGTTTTAAATAAGGAGGGAGGTAATGGAAACTCAATCTTAGAGATGGAAAAATACTATTTGCTTCTCGTAGCTCCCAAAGATTGCTATTCAATATATGATTCCATTTCTTGTAGTCCATGTTGCAACTTAAGAGACCTCCAAGTGTTTTCGCAGCTAAAGGCAGACCATTGCACTTACGTGCAATTTTTTTACCAATTTCTTCCAAGTCTGGATGTGCACTTGCGTTTTCATTTCTAAACGCATGTTTTGCAAGTAACAACCAACAATCATCATGCGACAATTGTTTTAAAGAGTGAATAGGAACAGTGTGCACGATGGATGCAACACTTTCGTTCCTTGTTGTCACAATGACCTTACTTCCCCTCGCCCCATAAGTGAAAGGAGCTTGTAGAACACTCCAATCATTATAATCGTCATTCCAAAGGTCATCCAACACAAGTAGAAACCTTTTCCCCGTTAGTTGTTCCCTAAGAGCAACTTGAAGCAAGCTCATATCTGACGTATCGCACGGTTTTGAAGCAATTGACTGAACAAGGATTTTAGTGACCCTAACAGCATCAAAGTCTTCGGAGACACACGCCCAAGCTCGAACATCGAAATGCTCTTTCACCCTGTCATTATTGTAAAGGAGTTGAGCAAGGGTTGTCTTACCAACTCCTCCCATTCCCCGTATGGGGATTACAGATGGATTGCCGCCCCTTCCATCATCAGATAGCAGCAGTGTTTTCAACTTCGCTTCATCTTCATCCCTACCATAAGTACAGAATTCATGCTCAACGAAGGAAGTTGTGGGAGTTCTTTGTGAAAGCTTGCCCCTGACACCTTCTCTGAGACCGAGCACACGTTTATGTTGTGCAAGGTTTTCTAGTTCTTCAAGTAACTCTTGAATCCTACCATTCATGCCCTGATAAAAAGGATTAGGAGTAGAGAGGAAGTTCCACACCTGGGTTTTCTTCGTTTGATATTCAGCTTCCACCTTGCTTCGCAAAACTTCAGTATCGATCTCATCCAGCAGGTCCTCGGCTTCGAAGACAGCATGTTTGAGCTCGTCAAGCCACTTTTCCACACGGGGATTCTCCATCTGCTTCTCCTCTGCATCGTCAAGCACTGCATCAAGGGCCAGAAACGTCCGCTTCAGTTTCTTCAGGAGTGAGTAGTCAAGTTTTTTTCCCCGGAAGAAGTCCATCAACTCGCCAGAACCAATCTTGTTGCACAGCGTCTGAATTGAAGCAGAGAGAAAAGCCTCTCCAATCAAAgccattttgttttctttctttcaggAAACTAGTAGTCTGAGAGAAGCGTTTTGTAATGGAAACTGAAGCTTAAACTCTCATGACATTCACATTTGTGAGTAGGACGACCAGATACTGTATTGATCAATAATTCAGCGGACCACACACGTTAAGCATAAAGAGAGAATTTGTGGTCGTGCCTTGTTTGCGAGTGGAAAAGTGTAGGCGGTGGGATGGGGTAAGTGAGTGGAAAAGTACACAATGGTAACGTCGGTGCTACGGACGAATTGTCATGTGTTCACACAGTATATTGTACATCTCCGGATAAGACTAGATATCTGCATGAATGGAAGCATCATCAAATAATAAGGTTacaaattaaaaagttaaaaaatttattaaataaaatacttatattaatttattgatttCTCATATGATATATTATAATATCTTTTGACATGTTTTATAGTTTGAAAACATTGCATGACAGCTTACCAAATACCATcaaatctttatatataaaaaaaaaattatgatatcATTCACTAATTGATCTCTCATCTGATTTCTCAATCAATTCTTCAAAATTTCACAACCTTTCAACGTTGATAGTAATAATTAAAAGTTAATATTAATATCACAAACAAATAAACTAGTAATACATATAACATATTGCTAATGTCacaagattttaaaaaaaaaaaaaaacaaaaaaccaaaaaatgagCTGGCCAATAATTCAATGGAGTACACACGTTAAAGCGTAAAGAGAGAATTGGTGGTTGTGCCTTGTTTTGTGGGTGGAAAAAGTCGGATTTGGATCATCTGCTGAGCTAATGGAAAAGATCATCCTCATCAATCATCGTagaccgttagatttttatccaacggctacaatcattataattttaaaaggaCCTCTTTGTTTGCCTAGGTTGATAATGATGGGCTATGATAAAAGCTATTTTAGGTGGATTGTCTGTCCTTCTATTTCCGTACTCTCTTCATGTTcttttgtttgtgtggtcatGATTAAgtcatatcaatattttatattcctattactttttattttatttttttataaaaaattaatataaaatgttgacgtggcttaaccgtgaccacacatcacAGAATGACATAGAAAGAGTATAGAaataggagggcagacaatccacatccattttcttttcttttttggtaaaACTTATTGGTGCCTCGGTGGTGCATTATAATATTGTTTGTCTTAATATAATCCGGTAATTATTGCACAATGAATTTGcattagaccaactccaatggtgggctaaaagccaaattacccctcAAAATTTttccccaaacccactccaacccaaggggaaaatttgggctaaatgctaaaccaaggccaaattccccccaaaatttagcccggAAATTGGAGTGAACTTCACCCAATGTTTATcggaatttatatttttttagattaaaatgttcataaaattaatttacaatagtctacatatttatttttttttaaattaatttaacaaaaaaatagcctaagttcattctttaatgatcccgggctaaaattttaggctagaacggttggagtagaaaaactgtttctgggctaaaagctaaatttttcgggctaaaacatttggcttttagcccaaccattggagatggtcttacgAGTTCTTATTTTTACCATTTTATCTTCTAAGCTAGGTATTATATGACCAATTCTTCGCTATTTAAGAATGATTAAGAACTTACTCAAAATTTCTTATGTTCGAATTATAGAGTTTTTTGCTTATAATCAGAACCGTTGATATTATGAATCGTCTATGAAGATTTCtctgcaaaaataaaataaaataaaataattaattaaaattaagatcgTTTAGTTATTCTATTGTAACAAATACATAGATGGGTCATAATGCTTTTAGTAATGGAAACTTTGACGAAAAGctcctggtactgttcattttaacgaaaaaccacatttttatactaaaaagtcaattctggtattattcaatttacccttattttatctttattgttaaaactcaaattttcaagcttttttcattagttttcctattagTAAGGGAATTCCATTCATCTGTTTTTACACAGTTCGATGATTGAaagaccttagttttaattgatttttgcagagatgatctttttaaagtgatttataatataaacggcTTTGATCATAAATATGAAGTTTTATGAATCAGCAACGAACATTTTTTAGTAAGAACTCCTACTCATCCTTTAAATAACCAAGTATTATTCTGTATCTTCCATCATCCGCTAGGTATTCTCCAAA is from Pyrus communis chromosome 10, drPyrComm1.1, whole genome shotgun sequence and encodes:
- the LOC137748534 gene encoding putative disease resistance RPP13-like protein 1; amino-acid sequence: MALIGEAFLSASIQTLCNKIGSGELMDFFRGKKLDYSLLKKLKRTFLALDAVLDDAEEKQMENPRVEKWLDELKHAVFEAEDLLDEIDTEVLRSKVEAEYQTKKTQVWNFLSTPNPFYQGMNGRIQELLEELENLAQHKRVLGLREGVRGKLSQRTPTTSFVEHEFCTYGRDEDEAKLKTLLLSDDGRGGNPSVIPIRGMGGVGKTTLAQLLYNNDRVKEHFDVRAWACVSEDFDAVRVTKILVQSIASKPCDTSDMSLLQVALREQLTGKRFLLVLDDLWNDDYNDWSVLQAPFTYGARGSKVIVTTRNESVASIVHTVPIHSLKQLSHDDCWLLLAKHAFRNENASAHPDLEEIGKKIARKCNGLPLAAKTLGGLLSCNMDYKKWNHILNSNLWELREANSIFPSLRLSFHYLPPYLKQCFAYCSIFPKDYEFEKHTLVRLWMAVGLISQAEGGARMEEVGENYFNELVSRSLIQRSRTEEPGFTMHDLVNDLAMFVSREFCFRMDEEGSYEVPKRVRHLSYAKGRFDAAKKFQPLNGVKYLRTFLPISLREYYWDSYLSSKVPNDLLPRLKCSRALSLAGYTNISRLPDCIGDHIHLRYIDLSYTAIKRLPDTVSGLYNLQTLLLSHCSTLVELPVDMRKLINLRHLDIRDTGIKEMPVQMGRLKSLRTLTGYVLGTSTRSGGIGELGELPNLGGELSIMNLENVVHVVDALRANLKDKKDLNEIELAWGREDADDSIKERQVLEKLQPSVNLVNLTIRCYGGTSFPNWLGDSSFSNIKVMRLQGFSTCWALPSVGQLPALKELCIEEMKFVTSIGAEFYGVNGLSLIQPFRCLEKLEFSGMPEWVEWLPSPGRGQCPDFPRLEELVLVSCPKLRGNLPDYLPRLKRLIVSHCGVLHEGATRRRWIPWSLIVNAESLRQSLQDLEIRGCPGLSSLLETETLSSLSMLDIQIFSRTDCLQPHLSSRLQKLTLHYCGSLLSFPRNGLPTSLTNLCIRSCRRLEFLSHEMMAKLTSLRRFELCWSCDSLRSFPLGVFPKLSSLQIWGIKNLESLSIGEGADVENLTHLDSLCIYHCPNLVSFAHGGLPTPNLSSFTVYGCENLKLLPDRIHTLIALRYLWISGLPNVESFAEGGLPPNLQSFRIADCGKLRPSVEYWGLQRLVSLRTFEIEGSEDVLETVLKEQPLPTTLLTLHISYNKSLKSLEGRGLQHLTSLQKLEIYKCDSLESLPKEGLPASLSYLSIDICPSLMKRCQEKTGEEWSKIAHIPCLRLDDQVII